One region of Salvia miltiorrhiza cultivar Shanhuang (shh) chromosome 3, IMPLAD_Smil_shh, whole genome shotgun sequence genomic DNA includes:
- the LOC131015598 gene encoding Golgi SNAP receptor complex member 1-1, protein MDPPASWDSLRKQARKLETQLDEQMHLYRKLVSTKIDSCNDNDLESGIDQLLKQLQQVNVQMQAWVSSGGSEIFSHTLTRHQEILQDLTQEFKRLHSSHRAKKEHASLLEDFREFDRTRLDLEDGGGSYDQALLKERASLHRNSSQVDSVISQAQETLKSLVFQRSTFGGINSKLSNVGSRLPTVNHILSAIKKKKSMDTIILSLVASVCTFLILIYWWTK, encoded by the exons ATGGATCCTCCCGCCTCTTGGGACTCCTTGCGCAAACAG GCGAGAAAACTCGAAACTCAGCTGGACGAACAGATGCATTTGTATCGCAAGTTAGTATCAACAAAAATTGATTCATGTAACGATAATGATTTGGAGTCTGGCATCGATCAACTCCTGAAACAGCTTCAGCAAGTAAATGTGCAAATGCAAGCTTGGGTTTCATCTGGTGGATCAGAGATCTTTTCTCATACATTGACACGACATCAGGAAATCCTTCAGGATCTTACTCAG GAGTTCAAGCGACTTCATTCCAGTCATAGAGCTAAGAAAGAGCATGCATCACTTCTTGAGGATTTTAGGGAGTTTGACCGTACAAGATTAGACCTTGAAGACGGTGGTGGTTCTTATGATCAAGCTCTTCTCAAGGAGCGTGCTTCTCTCCATAGAAATTCCAGCCAG GTGGACTCTGTGATATCACAAGCACAAGAAACATTGAAGTCCCTGGTCTTCCAGCGTTCCACATTTGGGGGCATCAATTCGAAGCTTAGTAATGTGGGCAGCCGCCTTCCGACG GTGAATCACATTCTCTCTgcaataaagaagaaaaagtcCATGGACACCATCATACTCTCCTTAGTAGCATCTGTGTGCacgtttttaattttaatttactgGTGGACCAAGTAG
- the LOC131015597 gene encoding uncharacterized protein At2g39795, mitochondrial: MMGGRALLRSLRSSLSSSPSSYSSILRRRSCNRRFASSDALQSQSSSPPRSSPLESRLRTILRNEIQYQYDFAPPHQPVTEFDRFVVEDLPGQQCVILKGKSADDENIKIDATMFDGYAVETRFNDDDTEEVVLLHISMVVDIKRGKKNDSMGVVCSAWPDSLEIQKVFTYKHDNPTAQFMGPDIKNLSNELRTGFYEFLNARGINSDLSRFLHQYMMNKKRIELIQWLGKVQSYIEK, from the exons ATGATGGGAGGAAGAGCTCTTTTGAGGTCACTGCGTTCTTccctttcttcttctccttcttcttatTCTTCCATTCTCCGCCGTCGCAGCTGCAATCGCCGCTTCGCCTCCTCCGATGCCCTTCAATCTCAATCATCATCACCGCCTCGTTCTTCGCCCCTCGAATCCAGACTGCGGACGATTCTTCGCAATGAGATTCAATACCAATACGATTTTGCTCCTCCGCATCAG CCTGTTACAGAGTTCGACAGATTTGTGGTGGAAGATCTGCCTGGTCAGCAGTGTGTTATATTGAAGGGCAAATCAGCTGACGATGAGAATATTAAGATTGATGCAACCATGTTTGATGGTTACGCCGTTGAAACAAGATTTAACGATGACGACACTGAGGAAGTTGTGCTGCTTCACATTAGCATGGTAGTTGATATaaagagaggaaaaaaaaatgattccaTGGGAGTTGTCTGCTCAGCCTGGCCTGATTCTTTGGAGATTCAAAAGGTTTTCACATACAAGCATGATAACCCTACAGCTCAATTCATGGGCCCTGATATAAA GAATTTGAGCAATGAGCTACGAACTGGATTCTACGAGTTCCTGAATGCTAGGGGGATAAACAGTGACCTTTCAAGATTCTTGCATCAATACATGATGAACAAGAAAAGGATTGAGCTTATACAGTGGTTGGGGAAAGTCCAATCATATATCGAAAAATAG